Below is a window of Octopus sinensis unplaced genomic scaffold, ASM634580v1 Contig10331, whole genome shotgun sequence DNA.
AGGCCCTTATTGCCTCCTTCTACACCCACGATCAGtgattgattaattttaatattatttaaatattcaaatattttgtttgtgtggtgTTGGATGACCCCTCCGAGGAAAGTACTGCTTATAAAGAACTTTTCCTCCATGATGACCTCGGCCGAGAGAATCGACCTCCTCCAGTTCCTGGGGGCGACCGATGTGCGACTAATGAGCAGCACAGATGGACGGATGGTGGCGGTGGTTtctataaaaacagaaaaactgtGCGTTCGCGACATTCCCGACGGAAGAATTAGCCTGCACTGCTCTCCACAAACTGCACCAGTCAGAGTTATTTGGTTGTGTTCTCTCGGCCGAGTATGCCCGGGACAAACATGTGCACCACTACAAACCAGTCAAACCAATATTCTATAAATATCCCCCAGCCAACGATGAGGTGATCACTGCCATTGGTGTGTCTCTTAAAAACAACTCCGAGTTCTACGTGCAGGTAGTGGTCACAGTTGACGGGGAGGTTTGCAATCTCATGAATAAAATGAACCTGCCTCCCCCCTTCGAGTCGTTTGATCCCCTCCAGTTCGTCGACAAACGACTCAAGACTAATCGGCCGAGGAAGCCAATAATATCTTTGGAGGAACTGACGAGTGGTCGACTGTGTGGGGAGGGTGGACATGTCTATATTCCTCCAGATATGGCAAAGAATCCCGTATTCCAGCAAGGGGGGACGCCCAATCCCCCAACCAATAAATTGTACATCAAGAACTTGTCCAACTGCGTGACTGAGTCTGATCTGAGTTATGTCTTTGGTCGTTATGGGGACATTCGAGTTCAATTGATGGGGAAGGGCAGAATGAGGAATCAGGCATTCGTCTCCCTCACCACTCAGGAGTTGGCCGAGTTGGCAGTCAGTGAGACTAACGGGTTTATCCTTAAGGGGAAACCACTTGTTGTGGTTGGACACTCCTTCCCATTTTGTAGACTTTCGCCAGGCCGACCTGATTGTCCCAACTTTGCAATAAACTATTCCTCACAATAATTCAATTGCTTAGTGGTCACAATACACGTCCACAATTTAGCCCGCCCGGGTAATCCAATCGTGTTTTGATATAAAAATCGAAAAAACGGTAAGAAACTCAGCCAGGTGTTTCCTCTGTAAGAGAACTATACTTAACAATTACTAAATTAGTATTTGTTGAATTAGCAAAATCAGGATGTTCAATTAGTTGATGCATGTATTACGTCTAATTTGCGACTCAAATAACCAGTACGATATTCTTCTGATGTTCGTATTTCTGCCCGTGTTTCATTAATACTCGTTTTCATAATATACAATTGCTTCTCTCCAATTTGCGTCCAATGGAGTCATAATTCTATAACGAGAATATCATAAGTTGAGTGGaagtagacatacaaatatataacatcaTAAGTCTGTCTTTGCTTCGTTAGTCTGCGTCGTGTCCTGGTTTCATGCCTTACTGAGGAAGACAAACGGAGGAAGTATGCGTCCCTTCTTGACTCATGTCCCAATGGCCGTGAGACGAGTGTGTGATTGGATCCCTGGAAAGAGGATTATCTGGGTAATTGGGAGCTCATCGGAAAGAAGACCGCCGTGAAACCAGCAGAGAATATTTATTGCAATCTTAACTCGTTTGCTATTCGCGGTGCAGTCATTCGCAAATCCCAATTTGTTGACATTAGTTTGTCTGacaattaaattttcaataactGACTAAAACTTGTCCAAAAGATGAGGACATTGAAATATCCTTGCTGTCTGAGAACATTTCCTCTTAATTAATCCCAAACAAGTATTGTTAAAAGGCAAGCCAgaaatgtcataattcaaaaatcAGAGAATGGATAGCGAGGCATTGGATAGACGGAGTGGTCATAATAGGGACACATGTTGATGGGATATTGATGCAATGGACAGATATGGACAGGTGGAGGGTATAGAAACCCCCCTCCACTCAGGGAGTGATACACAACTGTGCTAAAATCCTCACTTTTATTAAATTGAGCGTTTAATTGCACATTTTCCGCATTCCCGGCCTCAGTTTCGTGGGAATTGTTCTTTATTTGGTCAGTTTTAGGACTTTTGTGCAAATTTCTGATTATCGAGCAAATTGTGGTGTTGGATGGAGCCTTATCTGGGCAAATggcgtcttctttcagtttctttttcacttcccaagcatacATTCCGGGGTCCTCTTCCATATACTTTCGGATATTCTTTAATTGTTAATATTTACTTATACGTCGATTATATTTTGGTTCAAAATCTTTGGTTTACTGCCGCCTGACAGTTTGGGGGCAATAGATCCAgttattttccaattttttattattttgctcaCACAGCCATGGGATATTTTTAGAATTCTGCTGATATATGATGGTCTGTATCCAAGAGTGTGATATTCTATGATCTCCTGTCTCTTGCTTGACTCGAGTGGGCGTCCACACTCGAACGTTCCCCCCAATTTGTTGACTTTTCCACTGACTTTAGGCGTACGATCTATttttatatagtgatatatatattggattatgtAACTAATACTATACTATCAACCCATTATTTAGTGTATACTGTCACTAACTCTTATAATATATACTCCAATTGATACGCTATTGCACAATTGCATTGAACTTGCTTAAAGTGTGTTAAATAGCATGCTTGGGTTAAATTGTATCCCCAACAAATAATATAAACCGGTGAATATCACAAATTTTAAAGGTGACTGGCCATAATAAAAAGTTTCGGAACCAAAGATAGACTGAACTTATAACAAGTTAAGTGAGTATTAAATTTTCTGTGAGAGAAGTGATAATAGTGTTGACTATTAAAAAACTCAAAATGTGATCAAGTGTAATTATAAGAGTTATTAATCACATCGAATGTTTTGATGATTATTCCCAAACCTTCTCAGTTTTTGTCTATATTGAACTGAAGAAAGATTCCACACAATATCttagtaataaatataatttccgttagttgttgaaagaagaaaaaactacaGATTCCACCCAACGTATACAAAACGTGGGCATATGTTATTCAGCCTCGTTGTGTAATAGACAAAAGGTCAGAGGAGTGTAATTCCAGAATCATGTACGACAAAATAAGAATTACTTTCATCCAAGCGGAAATCCCCGGATAGCCTGAAACAATCCAAGTTGGACAATTAATTACTAGAAAAATGAATGACATGATAAATTTTTTTAGAGCCatcatgtaaaataaaataaaaattatcaactaagcatataaatgtaaatagtttaaaataaattataaaatgtaaaCCAAATTGATTGGTATGAGTTTTGCGTCGAGCCGGTAGATTTGGGTTAACATTTGCAGTTCAAAAACAAACTACACATACTCCAGCAGGTAAACAAACGGATATACTAAAATATAATTGTTACACTAATGTTAAGCAGCAAATCATATgtctataaaaataaaagctgGTGCCAACAGCCCAACATGTCTCGAGTGGGTCTGAAAGACTCCGAGTCCGACTCTTTCTACGTCCGAGAACTCACAAACATCGGGAGTGGGGCATTCTCGTTcaatttgtggtatttgtttattCTCTCACATTTTAaggcataaaataaaagaagggaaTGTGATCGTATTATTAGCCGTCTTTATTggtttatttgatatattattcCTCAGTCGTGGCCTCATTCGCCGTCTTTTACTTTCCCTCTCTCACGTCGTCGGGATCCACCAAACACCCCAATATTGACTCCTCCCCTCTCCACTCAAAAATAAGAGACCTGGAAGAGCAACTTGAACTCCTTTCCTTGGGTGTGTCTTCCCTAAGAAATATGACCCGTGACGGGAACATGACGAGTCGGTTCTCCCTGTTGGAGTCCGTGGTGGGGCAGTACGCGACGAAGGTGGACGCATTGGGGGACCAAATACAGCGTCTCGTCTCCGCGAACGAGGCACTCGTCCTCGAAATGGGGAGACTAAAGATGGATGTGTCGTCGATGAGTGAAGTGAGGGAGGTGGTGAGGGCGGCCATCGAGAAGTACGACAGTGACAAGACAGGACGGAAGGACTATGCCCTACATTCCGCGGGGGGGCACATTCTCTCGTCCTCGAAGCCCTACTCGGACTACTACGAGGCATACTCCTTCTTCGGATCCCCTCCGTCAAGAAGTACTCCGACCCCACCTCCGTGATTACTGTATTGGTCGAGTGGTATGGTAGAGTGACACTCTCCCTGGCAATTGCTGGGCCATGGACGGGAGTGGAGGGTTCATCGTGATAGGACTGGCCAGGACTGTCCAATTCAGAGCATTCAGCGTAGAACACGCCTCTCCGTTGCTGACCACAAGGGAGGAACGGACGTCTGCCCCCCGGGAGTTGAGTGTGTTCACTCTGACCACCCCGACAGACGACAGTCCTCGGTGGGTGGGGGACTTTGCTTATGACTTGGATTCGAGTGTGATCCAGACATTCGACTTGGATGTGAGTGAGTGTTGTGACTGTAGGGGGTGTTCGAGACCAACATTGTCATGTTCCGGTTCTCCTCCAACCAGGGGAATGAcaaatacacgtgcatatatcGAATCAGGGTGTACGACTAGTTAGTTGACTATTCGCTTATAAATTTATTGGGAAGCATAACGAGCATAACTAAATATCAAACAAGTCCAGACTTTTCTCGAGTCGGACTCTACAATCACAGACCAGACTACCTTTCATCAGACACCACCTTCAGTTGGATAGCCAACTCACTCTCGGGCATAGCTGACGAGGTGAGAGCCTTTCTACGTTCAATGAGAGGAGCAAACAAATGACTGTTGTGGTCATATCGACGGGAATACTCGGCCAATACCGTTTCCATGCACCTATCACGTTTCCCCACACACAAACGCAATCTCAGTCGTGACATTGAGGAGAAGGGTGGCCGGGTCCTTGCACTTGCGTTTGATAAAGCAGGGGGACAGGACAGTGGACAAGTTGTGGCAGTCCATTAGGTTGACCGGACTATTGGCAATGACCCGAGCGCAGTGCCACATGAACAGACTGTATATCCGCAAATTGTGAATAGGTGTCTTGGACAGGACGGCCACCAGGGACTGCAGGTGAGTGCTCACTCCTTGGATGAGTGGAGACAATACTCATCAGTTCGTCGTACACACAGAAGACTGGATGACACATTTCTCTGAATAAAGCCTT
It encodes the following:
- the LOC118761193 gene encoding SUN domain-containing protein 1-like, which gives rise to MTRDGNMTSRFSLLESVVGQYATKVDALGDQIQRLVSANEALVLEMGRLKMDVSSMSEVREVVRAAIEKYDSDKTGRKDYALHSAGGHILSSSKPYSDYYEAYSFFGSPPSRSTPTPPPDTLPGNCWAMDGSGGFIVIGLARTVQFRAFSVEHASPLLTTREERTSAPRELSVFTLTTPTDDSPRWVGDFAYDLDSSVIQTFDLDVSECCDCRGCSRPTLSCSGSPPTRGMTNTRAYIESGCTTS